From the Deinococcus roseus genome, one window contains:
- a CDS encoding recombinase family protein, giving the protein MKNAMVGYARVSTRDQNLNLQIDALTKEGCVKIFKDTSSGAKTDRPGFAEALNYLREGDTLVVWKLDRLGRSLKNLIDTVQQLQSRGIHLLIVKERIDTSTSNGKLFLHIFGALSEFERELIRERTKAGLEAARARNRVGGRPEKLLPNQEVILKKLHADPSNSPKAIQEMLGISKTTYYRYLKKQKPV; this is encoded by the coding sequence ATGAAAAACGCCATGGTCGGTTACGCCCGGGTCTCCACCCGGGACCAGAACCTCAACCTGCAGATCGATGCCCTCACCAAAGAAGGTTGCGTCAAAATCTTCAAGGACACCAGCAGCGGAGCCAAGACGGACCGGCCAGGATTTGCAGAAGCCCTGAATTACCTCCGGGAAGGGGACACCCTGGTCGTATGGAAACTTGATCGCCTCGGACGGAGCCTGAAAAACCTGATTGATACCGTGCAGCAGCTGCAATCCAGAGGCATCCACCTGTTGATCGTCAAAGAGAGGATTGACACCTCCACCTCGAACGGCAAGCTGTTTCTACACATTTTTGGTGCCCTGTCAGAGTTCGAGAGGGAATTGATCCGGGAACGCACCAAAGCCGGGCTGGAAGCAGCAAGGGCCAGGAACCGGGTTGGGGGTCGACCTGAGAAACTACTGCCCAATCAGGAGGTCATTCTTAAGAAGCTGCATGCCGATCCGAGCAATTCGCCCAAGGCCATCCAGGAGATGCTGGGCATCTCCAAGACCACCTACTATCGGTATTTGAAGAAGCAAAAACCTGTATAA
- a CDS encoding HEAT repeat domain-containing protein yields MGTFNTFILHQPCAHCQVEIDQHIQFKYADTWQHTYHLGDTLEWGGNQTGNPAQGLVVLDAATEDCPHCGHDEEFYVVFVEDNRLVGAAPNQGRFHFEGDLTYALLPSPEPWVDDLLWGYHMQSLGLSASSTERDLVDLVRSREQPSARKLQALDILGHRPTLAAETVLSLQELLAGPEDISHGVVTVFSRLTSDQANFWLLPLLQGQSLVLRRAALAALSRVNHPGGSQKENTRRIHTDFAVPATAVDVQDLFQRHLHDADPEMVTLVIPLLGSLGVPLYPDDLLRYSPHARVRAAFIQQVREQVEADLYPDSDLKTIWADVMQMLQDPEPAVRQQAALGLIPFVRSGAPVPRLDEENRLKTVEHLQMHFGAEGAREVRAAILTVARFSFDLPMAREVFLLGARHPSLQTRMDVLQEVEEAFQTGGAMPSYAFRKDPMIHQVLHELSEEGKGEMEGLQAQAQGLFRRRF; encoded by the coding sequence ATGGGAACCTTCAACACTTTCATCTTGCACCAGCCCTGTGCCCACTGCCAGGTTGAAATTGATCAACACATTCAATTCAAATATGCCGACACCTGGCAACACACCTACCACCTCGGAGACACCCTCGAATGGGGAGGAAACCAGACTGGCAACCCAGCCCAGGGTCTGGTGGTGCTGGACGCTGCCACAGAAGACTGCCCCCACTGTGGTCATGATGAGGAATTTTATGTGGTGTTCGTGGAGGACAACCGACTGGTGGGTGCAGCCCCAAATCAGGGTCGTTTTCACTTTGAAGGAGACCTCACGTATGCCCTCCTTCCCTCGCCAGAACCTTGGGTGGACGATTTGCTGTGGGGTTACCACATGCAATCTCTTGGACTTTCTGCTTCAAGCACCGAAAGGGATCTGGTTGACCTCGTGCGTTCCCGTGAGCAGCCCAGCGCACGAAAGTTGCAGGCCCTGGACATCCTGGGGCATCGACCCACACTGGCAGCCGAGACCGTACTTTCGCTGCAAGAATTGCTGGCGGGTCCTGAGGATATTTCGCATGGGGTGGTCACCGTCTTCAGCAGACTGACATCCGATCAGGCGAATTTCTGGCTGTTGCCTCTGCTGCAAGGTCAATCTCTGGTTTTGAGACGTGCAGCTCTGGCCGCATTGTCCAGGGTCAACCACCCTGGCGGATCCCAGAAAGAGAACACACGGCGAATCCACACAGATTTTGCCGTGCCTGCCACAGCCGTTGATGTGCAGGACCTCTTTCAGCGCCACCTGCATGATGCGGATCCAGAAATGGTCACCCTGGTGATCCCCTTGCTCGGCAGTCTTGGGGTTCCCCTTTACCCAGATGACCTGTTGCGATACAGCCCGCATGCCAGGGTTCGGGCAGCTTTCATCCAACAGGTCCGTGAGCAGGTGGAGGCAGACCTGTATCCTGATTCAGACCTCAAAACCATCTGGGCGGATGTGATGCAGATGTTGCAGGACCCGGAGCCTGCAGTGCGTCAGCAGGCCGCGCTGGGTTTGATTCCTTTTGTCCGGTCCGGGGCACCTGTTCCCAGGCTGGACGAGGAAAACCGCTTGAAAACGGTGGAGCACCTCCAGATGCATTTCGGGGCAGAAGGTGCCAGAGAGGTGAGGGCAGCGATCCTGACGGTGGCCAGGTTTAGCTTTGATCTTCCGATGGCCCGGGAGGTCTTTTTGCTGGGTGCCAGACATCCAAGCCTGCAAACACGGATGGACGTGTTGCAGGAAGTGGAGGAGGCGTTTCAGACGGGAGGAGCGATGCCCTCCTATGCATTCCGCAAAGATCCCATGATCCACCAGGTGCTGCACGAGTTGTCAGAAGAAGGAAAGGGTGAGATGGAGGGCCTTCAGGCTCAAGCCCAGGGCCTTTTCCGGCGACGGTTTTAG
- a CDS encoding DUF6368 family protein, whose amino-acid sequence MVEVDVSILFHQDLEAIQADLFQFFQKFGGLSKQGHNHHLLTLYEFDLQKDLVLEWPITLAVSLYPHASGKLEEDLHYFETHVGFQPGSCVTLGTVTRHPQAIPVVYGLTLALARAFSGVVEVDDPLMDRGLEERDWQTGFARLQKQFVPHPGQMWAAPYLTADEEIWFFAVLDADFLEWLLSQNNRWPLLGR is encoded by the coding sequence GTGGTTGAAGTCGATGTCAGCATCTTGTTTCATCAAGACCTGGAAGCCATCCAGGCAGACCTGTTTCAGTTCTTCCAGAAGTTTGGAGGGCTGTCAAAGCAGGGCCACAACCACCATCTGCTTACCCTTTACGAATTTGACCTGCAAAAAGACCTGGTGCTGGAATGGCCCATCACGTTGGCTGTCTCTCTGTACCCCCATGCTTCCGGAAAGTTGGAAGAGGACCTGCATTATTTTGAAACCCATGTGGGCTTTCAGCCAGGGAGTTGCGTGACACTGGGAACGGTCACCCGGCATCCCCAGGCGATCCCGGTGGTTTATGGGCTTACTCTGGCTCTGGCACGGGCATTTTCTGGGGTGGTTGAGGTCGATGATCCGCTGATGGACCGTGGTCTGGAAGAAAGGGACTGGCAGACGGGCTTTGCAAGGCTGCAGAAACAATTTGTTCCCCATCCAGGCCAGATGTGGGCTGCACCCTATCTGACAGCCGACGAGGAAATCTGGTTCTTTGCTGTATTGGATGCTGATTTCCTGGAATGGCTACTGAGCCAGAATAACCGATGGCCCCTGCTGGGCAGATAA
- a CDS encoding integrase core domain-containing protein, translated as MPELVALHRQHPEISMRRFASLVGVKYSRLRDYIQGEEQRLKREKKHQDHGEVVRTLAQQHPTFGYRKLYQALVAQEMQVGREWLRGWLRKEKLSPTPHVKRRKPKIETLPESKWPEGRRLQIDATMVKLPKEGKVWIYQVLDVESRLCLAAEAFPTLSSSNAVLSLKLAVAELKKHVSVEKFLIQSDAGSDFTSDFFQAVCLEVGEWVRCRTSQKGGMGMLERLNRTLKYEVIFRNDPQNLSELKKLLSKYRLWYNTERLHSALQYLTPMQFLQKSAKILVTS; from the coding sequence ATGCCTGAACTGGTGGCCCTCCACCGGCAGCATCCCGAGATCAGTATGAGGCGTTTTGCTTCCTTGGTGGGAGTGAAATACTCTAGACTCCGCGATTACATCCAAGGCGAAGAACAGCGTTTGAAACGAGAGAAAAAGCATCAAGATCACGGGGAAGTGGTCCGGACCCTGGCCCAACAGCATCCGACCTTTGGCTACCGCAAGCTGTACCAGGCCCTGGTGGCCCAGGAAATGCAGGTGGGGCGGGAATGGCTCAGAGGCTGGCTACGCAAGGAAAAACTCAGCCCAACTCCCCATGTGAAGCGCAGAAAGCCCAAGATTGAAACCCTACCCGAGAGCAAGTGGCCTGAAGGGAGGAGATTGCAGATCGATGCCACCATGGTCAAACTACCCAAAGAGGGGAAAGTGTGGATATATCAGGTGCTGGACGTAGAAAGTCGCTTGTGTCTGGCTGCAGAGGCCTTTCCGACCCTGTCGAGTTCAAACGCCGTGCTGAGCCTCAAGCTAGCGGTAGCAGAGCTAAAGAAACATGTCTCAGTGGAGAAGTTTTTGATCCAGAGTGATGCGGGATCGGACTTTACGTCTGACTTTTTTCAAGCGGTCTGCCTGGAGGTGGGCGAATGGGTGAGGTGCCGGACCTCGCAGAAAGGGGGGATGGGCATGCTGGAGCGGTTAAATCGGACCTTGAAGTACGAGGTGATCTTCCGCAATGACCCGCAGAACCTCTCTGAGTTGAAGAAGCTGCTGTCAAAATATCGTTTGTGGTACAACACGGAGCGCCTTCATTCGGCACTGCAGTACCTGACCCCAATGCAATTTCTACAGAAATCCGCTAAGATTCTCGTAACTTCTTGA
- a CDS encoding transposase has translation MGKQRKNWPADVKQTIVLEVIKGEESVATIARRHEVSEALVYRWKDQFVQGGMQALTESKKETPSAAMQHENDQLKRLLAEKELELYIAKRARGL, from the coding sequence ATGGGAAAACAACGTAAAAACTGGCCCGCAGACGTCAAACAGACGATTGTCCTCGAAGTCATCAAAGGCGAAGAATCGGTGGCTACCATCGCCCGACGCCATGAGGTCAGCGAAGCATTGGTTTATCGCTGGAAGGACCAGTTCGTCCAGGGTGGCATGCAGGCCCTCACCGAGAGCAAAAAAGAAACGCCCAGTGCAGCGATGCAACACGAAAACGATCAGCTCAAACGCCTCTTGGCCGAAAAGGAGCTGGAACTCTACATCGCAAAGAGAGCGCGCGGACTCTAG
- a CDS encoding DUF5615 family PIN-like protein has product MYNLEVEEAHTFFVGTQGWLVHNCDEIAKRELLYVLQAQLRKKAGFSDKGTPILIDENLTGSKLYNELVSRGYNVRSVEEVLGVGTPDEDILKFAQSAGVRVLTRDRGRQLDGGFGSLAIQLDRRVKSPNEIARVIDLSLKEKK; this is encoded by the coding sequence ATGTACAATCTGGAGGTTGAAGAAGCGCATACCTTCTTCGTGGGCACCCAGGGCTGGTTGGTGCATAACTGTGATGAAATAGCGAAACGTGAGTTGCTCTATGTGCTTCAAGCTCAGCTCAGAAAGAAAGCTGGATTTAGTGATAAAGGCACGCCAATATTGATAGATGAGAATTTAACAGGTTCAAAGCTATATAATGAACTTGTAAGTAGAGGATATAATGTTAGAAGCGTAGAGGAGGTACTTGGGGTTGGTACGCCAGATGAAGACATCCTTAAGTTTGCTCAAAGTGCTGGAGTACGAGTACTAACTCGCGATAGAGGTAGACAACTTGACGGTGGTTTTGGAAGTCTTGCCATTCAGCTGGATAGAAGAGTCAAGTCTCCCAATGAGATAGCGAGAGTTATTGATCTTAGCTTGAAGGAGAAGAAGTGA
- a CDS encoding DUF3027 domain-containing protein, with amino-acid sequence MKKLKTDNQHFRETHRRWISSGYHYENIDSEDIRPQCMDCIFYIELTGKFAADWGVCSNVLSPADRLAVFEHDGCEFQVEAEE; translated from the coding sequence GTGAAGAAGCTCAAGACGGATAACCAGCACTTTAGAGAAACCCACAGAAGATGGATTTCTTCTGGTTACCATTATGAGAATATTGATTCTGAGGATATTCGTCCGCAATGCATGGATTGCATTTTCTATATAGAATTGACAGGAAAATTTGCTGCAGATTGGGGAGTTTGTTCTAATGTATTATCGCCTGCTGATCGATTGGCAGTCTTTGAACATGATGGATGTGAATTCCAAGTAGAAGCTGAAGAATAA